The proteins below come from a single Eucalyptus grandis isolate ANBG69807.140 chromosome 3, ASM1654582v1, whole genome shotgun sequence genomic window:
- the LOC120291840 gene encoding E3 ubiquitin-protein ligase CIP8-like: protein MEETVYCGYSLKLKTRNPDFSSLPTAVFNFSIKWHHLLVFVDRLSELSQSFEMPLCILSWQSLCETHMERVLDALGVHHGFWAAIIRAILRTVFRASSNGHGGFDMNINLELATKDEVQMEESEEASIGGYEPDPDQVTRGVSKSTVEKLKQKSYFVENGDGCCSICLEELDGENKVIKIPCSHLFHFRCIVKWLKSNNSCPLCRSKVEVEDPE from the coding sequence ATGGAGGAGACAGTGTATTGTGGATATAGTTTGAAGCTGAAGACAAGAAATCCTGATTTTTCTAGCTTGCCGACCGCTGTCTTCAACTTCTCGATCAAGTGGCACCATTTGCTAGTGTTTGTCGATCGACTGTCGGAGTTGAGTCAGTCATTTGAGATGCCGCTCTGCATCCTATCATGGCAATCCCTTTGCGAAACGCATATGGAGAGAGTCCTCGATGCTTTGGGCGTTCACCACGGCTTTTGGGCCGCTATTATAAGAGCTATTCTGCGTACAGTGTTTCGGGCATCAAGTAATGGCCATGGGGGGTTCGACATGAACATAAATTTGGAATTGGCCACCAAAGATGAAGTCCAAATGGAAGAATCTGAGGAAGCCTCGATTGGAGGATACGAGCCGGATCCCGATCAAGTCACGCGGGGCGTCTCCAAAAGCACTGTTGAAAAGCTCAAGCAGAAGAGCTACTTTGTCGAGAACGGTGACGGATGCTGTTCTATTTGTTTAGAGGAACTAGATGGGGAAAATAAAGTGATAAAGATACCGTGCTCGCACTTATTTCACTTCAGGTGCATCGTCAAGTGGCTCAAGAGTAATAATTCATGTCCGCTATGTCGTAGCAAAGTAGAAGTAGAAGATCCAGAGTAG